In a genomic window of Pontibacter liquoris:
- a CDS encoding glycoside hydrolase family 25 protein — protein MAAPKKHKLHGPADAADDAWEKIQAATPKYKTPQSKLYKAPPAKRISTAAPKRKKKKPKGGSPLLFRVGAAALVLLVLLVLYVELFVEKRKVVWPDGYSVYGVDVSKYQKDIDWQKVRANEISFAFVKATEGASLQDNLFKQNWEEARQAGILCGAYHFYRPHVAPLVQARNFISLVELQPGDLPPVLDIEVRGRKPEAQFRKDLQVWLREVEEAYNTKPIIYTNYTFYKDYLAGHFDDYHLWIAHYKVPKLRIEKTSDLKLAFWQHTDGGAIEGIEGDVDCNVFYGSMRDLKSVCVQ, from the coding sequence ATGGCGGCACCGAAAAAGCACAAGCTCCATGGTCCTGCCGATGCGGCAGACGATGCCTGGGAAAAGATACAGGCAGCTACGCCTAAGTATAAAACGCCGCAGAGCAAACTCTATAAAGCGCCGCCGGCGAAGCGTATTTCCACGGCCGCGCCCAAACGAAAAAAGAAGAAGCCCAAGGGCGGCTCCCCGCTGTTGTTCCGGGTAGGGGCCGCGGCGCTGGTGCTGCTGGTGTTACTGGTGCTCTACGTAGAGCTTTTTGTAGAAAAGCGCAAAGTAGTATGGCCCGACGGGTACAGCGTGTATGGAGTGGATGTATCCAAATACCAAAAGGATATTGACTGGCAGAAAGTGCGCGCCAACGAAATTTCATTTGCTTTTGTGAAAGCAACGGAAGGCGCCTCGCTGCAGGATAACCTTTTTAAGCAGAACTGGGAAGAAGCGCGGCAGGCAGGCATACTGTGCGGGGCGTACCACTTTTACCGGCCCCACGTGGCTCCGCTGGTGCAGGCCCGCAACTTTATTTCGTTGGTAGAGCTGCAGCCTGGCGATCTGCCGCCGGTGCTGGACATCGAAGTGCGGGGGCGCAAACCAGAAGCGCAGTTCCGCAAAGACCTGCAGGTATGGCTCCGGGAAGTAGAGGAAGCTTACAACACCAAGCCAATCATTTACACCAACTATACTTTCTACAAAGATTACCTGGCCGGCCACTTCGACGATTACCACCTCTGGATAGCCCATTATAAAGTGCCCAAGTTAAGAATTGAGAAGACCTCAGATCTGAAGCTGGCTTTCTGGCAGCACACCGACGGCGGCGCGATAGAGGGTATAGAGGGCGACGTGGATTGCAATGTGTTTTATGGCAGCATGCGCGACCTGAAAAGCGTTTGCGTGCAGTAG
- a CDS encoding AEC family transporter produces the protein MSSLILLFGCLLLGIILRRIPDFPRNSALVLNQFIIYVSMPALALYFIPEIHLSTEVLLPVAVAWICFAGAALLFWSLGTLFGWSRKLIGCLILTAGLGNTSFIGFPVIEALYGKEGLQTALLVDQPGSFMVLSTLGIGLAAYFSKGQTGSKEILRRIIRFPPFLMFVLALSINLAGWHFSDAMKDVFQRLGSTVSPLALVSVGMQLTLERRSKHWGFLALGLTYQLLLAPLLIWFLYVVVLGQRGQVVQICVVEAAMAPMITGSIVAASYSLKPRLANMMVGIGIPVSLLTLAIWYWLIT, from the coding sequence GCTCAACCAGTTCATTATCTATGTGTCGATGCCTGCGCTGGCCTTGTACTTCATTCCCGAGATACACCTCAGCACAGAGGTTTTGCTGCCGGTAGCCGTAGCCTGGATTTGCTTTGCAGGGGCAGCGCTGTTGTTCTGGAGCCTGGGCACCCTTTTCGGATGGTCGCGGAAGCTCATCGGCTGCCTTATACTTACAGCGGGGCTGGGCAATACGTCCTTTATTGGATTTCCGGTCATAGAGGCGCTCTACGGCAAAGAAGGCCTACAAACGGCGCTGCTAGTCGATCAGCCCGGCTCGTTTATGGTGCTCTCCACGCTGGGCATCGGGCTGGCGGCCTATTTCTCGAAGGGGCAGACAGGCTCCAAAGAGATCCTGCGTCGCATCATTCGGTTTCCGCCTTTCCTGATGTTTGTGCTGGCCCTAAGTATAAACCTTGCGGGCTGGCATTTTTCGGACGCGATGAAGGATGTTTTTCAGCGACTCGGAAGCACTGTTTCGCCGCTGGCGCTTGTTTCGGTGGGCATGCAACTCACGCTAGAGCGGCGCAGCAAACACTGGGGCTTCCTGGCGCTGGGCCTGACGTACCAGCTTCTGCTTGCCCCGCTGCTGATCTGGTTTTTATATGTAGTGGTGCTGGGGCAGCGGGGGCAGGTGGTGCAGATTTGTGTGGTGGAGGCCGCCATGGCCCCGATGATCACGGGCAGCATTGTGGCGGCTTCGTACAGCCTGAAACCGCGCCTGGCTAACATGATGGTAGGCATCGGCATACCCGTTTCGCTGCTCACGCTGGCCATTTGGTACTGGCTTATAACATAA
- a CDS encoding acyl carrier protein, with protein sequence MGTLRMNPLAIKNEVLHIITSLKKVHPNRLKKAKDLDELGFDNLDVVDIILALEKTYQLTIPDEVPVYKVDDFVNYIYSHSTKR encoded by the coding sequence ATGGGCACCCTTCGTATGAACCCATTAGCTATTAAAAATGAAGTGCTGCATATTATCACTTCGCTCAAAAAAGTACATCCCAACCGCCTTAAAAAAGCCAAAGATCTCGACGAGCTGGGCTTTGACAACCTGGATGTGGTAGACATCATCCTGGCGCTGGAGAAAACCTACCAGCTCACCATTCCGGACGAGGTTCCGGTGTATAAGGTGGATGATTTTGTAAACTACATCTACAGCCATAGTACCAAACGGTAA
- a CDS encoding M13 family metallopeptidase, with product MIEHTFLKRLLVVSPLLALTLAGCGTNDKTAAYKPDLISSNRDTTIAPGDDFFTYANGTWIKNHPIPASESSWSIGKGVQEEMYGRLRTISENAAKGKAAAGTNEQKIGDFYHTGMDTVAIEKQGLQPLKPELDRIDAMKTPADVQAVIAQLKPYGVTTPAGAFVEQDAKNSEKMALYLWQSGLGLPNRDYYFNTDSRTANIRKEYVQHVAKMFELMGQDAATAKQNSARVMKLETAMAKASRKLADLRDPYANYNKMSVAELNKLTPGIDWKNWLAQMHINQVDSVIVGQPEFYKEAGKLISNASLDEWKAYLKWHLVHAYADNLSKPFDQENFRFYGTVMQGQTEQRPRWKRVLDTEEDAMGEMLGQLFVKDYFSPGTKQRYEKLADNVVASFREHIKNLDWMSDSTKQKALAKLNKINKKVGYPDQWKDFSALKVDRSSYARNVMHANEWWYNYNLNKLGKPVDRTEWSMTPQTYNAYYNPSNNEIVLPAAIFAVPGLKDEDADDAIIYGYVGASTIGHELTHGFDDQGSQYDAEGNLRNWWTAKDQELFKKKVDQIVNQFNNYTVLDSMHVNGRATAGENIADLGGIVIGLDAFKKTEQYKKGEKIGGLTPVQRYFLGYALGWQSHQRDEKLAQQILTDVHAPANLRVNGPFADVPAFYEAFNVKPGQKMYLPDSARVKIW from the coding sequence ATGATAGAGCATACTTTTCTGAAACGACTTTTAGTTGTTTCGCCTTTGCTGGCCCTTACCCTGGCCGGCTGCGGGACAAATGATAAAACCGCTGCTTACAAACCGGACCTGATCAGCAGCAACCGCGACACCACCATAGCCCCCGGCGACGACTTCTTTACCTATGCCAACGGCACCTGGATCAAGAATCACCCTATTCCCGCTTCGGAGAGCAGCTGGAGCATTGGTAAAGGCGTGCAGGAAGAGATGTATGGCCGCCTGCGAACCATCAGCGAGAACGCGGCCAAAGGCAAAGCAGCCGCCGGCACCAACGAGCAGAAGATCGGTGATTTTTACCACACCGGTATGGACACTGTCGCCATAGAAAAGCAGGGCCTGCAGCCGCTGAAACCGGAGCTCGACCGCATCGATGCGATGAAAACACCCGCCGACGTGCAGGCCGTAATTGCCCAGTTAAAACCCTATGGCGTAACCACACCGGCGGGCGCCTTTGTGGAGCAGGATGCCAAGAACAGCGAGAAAATGGCGCTATACCTGTGGCAGTCGGGCCTGGGCTTGCCTAACCGCGATTATTACTTTAACACCGACAGCCGCACGGCCAACATCCGCAAGGAGTATGTGCAGCACGTAGCCAAAATGTTTGAGCTGATGGGCCAGGACGCTGCGACGGCCAAACAGAACAGCGCCCGCGTAATGAAGCTGGAAACCGCCATGGCCAAAGCCTCCCGCAAACTGGCCGACCTGCGCGACCCTTACGCCAACTATAACAAGATGTCGGTAGCGGAGCTGAACAAGCTCACGCCGGGCATCGACTGGAAAAACTGGTTGGCACAGATGCACATCAACCAGGTGGACAGCGTGATCGTGGGCCAGCCCGAGTTTTATAAAGAAGCCGGCAAGCTCATCAGCAACGCATCGCTGGACGAGTGGAAAGCCTACCTGAAATGGCACTTGGTGCATGCCTATGCCGACAACCTGAGCAAACCCTTTGACCAGGAAAATTTCCGTTTTTACGGCACCGTCATGCAGGGCCAGACCGAGCAGCGCCCCCGCTGGAAACGCGTGCTCGACACCGAAGAAGATGCCATGGGCGAAATGCTGGGACAGCTGTTCGTGAAAGATTACTTCTCGCCCGGAACCAAGCAGCGTTACGAGAAACTGGCCGACAATGTGGTGGCATCGTTCCGGGAGCATATTAAGAACCTGGACTGGATGAGTGACTCTACGAAGCAGAAAGCGCTGGCCAAGCTCAACAAGATCAACAAAAAAGTAGGCTACCCGGACCAGTGGAAAGATTTTTCGGCCCTGAAGGTGGACCGGAGCTCGTATGCCCGCAACGTGATGCATGCCAACGAGTGGTGGTATAACTATAACCTCAACAAACTGGGTAAGCCGGTAGACCGCACCGAGTGGAGCATGACGCCGCAGACCTACAACGCTTATTACAACCCCAGCAACAACGAAATCGTGTTGCCGGCTGCTATTTTTGCAGTGCCCGGCCTGAAAGACGAAGATGCCGATGATGCCATTATCTACGGCTATGTGGGTGCCTCTACCATCGGCCACGAGTTAACGCACGGCTTCGACGACCAGGGCAGCCAGTACGATGCCGAGGGCAACCTGCGCAACTGGTGGACGGCCAAAGACCAGGAGCTTTTCAAGAAGAAAGTCGATCAGATCGTAAATCAGTTCAACAACTACACCGTGCTGGACAGCATGCATGTGAACGGCCGCGCTACCGCCGGCGAAAACATTGCCGACCTGGGTGGCATCGTGATCGGCCTGGATGCTTTTAAGAAAACGGAGCAGTATAAAAAAGGTGAAAAGATCGGGGGGCTGACGCCTGTGCAGCGCTATTTCCTGGGCTATGCCCTGGGCTGGCAAAGCCACCAGCGCGACGAGAAACTGGCCCAGCAGATCCTGACAGACGTGCACGCTCCGGCTAACCTGCGTGTAAACGGCCCGTTTGCCGATGTGCCTGCTTTTTATGAAGCCTTCAATGTAAAACCCGGCCAGAAAATGTACCTGCCCGACAGCGCCCGTGTGAAGATCTGGTAA
- a CDS encoding nucleotidyltransferase, with amino-acid sequence MAKEEKVIELNKKEKVVDTKEEGNKKDDTRKKAADEFYESALNLLAQSKTDFLVGGGFALRLYTGLMRDTKDLDVFCKSGDCPRIMKWFNEQGYQTEMTDPRWLAKAIIGDNFVDVIFNNPGNHCAVSDSWLERSVKGELFGVKVRYIPAEALIWSKLYVQNRERYDGGDINHIILRWGDKLDWKWLWRHMEQHWQLLLAQLLSFQFVYPSDRDLIPRWLFDELLKRAHEQFDLPTPTDKICLGPLIDQTQYATDITEWNYKVVTMRSV; translated from the coding sequence ATGGCGAAAGAAGAAAAGGTGATAGAGCTAAATAAGAAGGAGAAAGTGGTGGATACGAAAGAGGAAGGCAATAAAAAGGACGATACCCGTAAAAAAGCGGCGGATGAGTTTTATGAAAGTGCGCTCAATCTTCTGGCCCAGTCCAAAACGGATTTCCTGGTAGGTGGCGGTTTTGCCCTGCGCCTGTATACGGGCCTGATGCGCGATACCAAAGACCTGGATGTTTTCTGCAAATCAGGCGATTGCCCCCGCATCATGAAATGGTTTAATGAGCAGGGTTACCAGACAGAAATGACCGACCCGCGCTGGCTTGCCAAAGCCATCATCGGCGACAACTTTGTAGATGTGATCTTCAACAACCCGGGCAACCATTGTGCGGTGAGCGACAGCTGGCTGGAGCGCTCAGTGAAAGGGGAGCTCTTTGGGGTGAAGGTCCGCTACATTCCGGCGGAGGCCCTGATCTGGTCGAAGTTGTATGTGCAGAACCGGGAGCGCTACGATGGCGGCGATATCAACCACATTATACTGCGCTGGGGCGATAAACTGGATTGGAAATGGCTCTGGCGGCACATGGAGCAGCACTGGCAGCTTTTGTTAGCCCAGCTGCTGTCGTTCCAGTTCGTTTACCCATCCGACCGCGATCTGATTCCCCGCTGGCTTTTTGACGAGCTGCTCAAGCGGGCGCACGAGCAGTTTGACCTGCCCACCCCAACGGACAAGATCTGCCTGGGCCCCCTGATCGATCAGACCCAATATGCAACCGATATCACAGAATGGAATTATAAGGTCGTGACCATGCGATCCGTTTAA
- the arsC gene encoding arsenate reductase (glutaredoxin) (This arsenate reductase requires both glutathione and glutaredoxin to convert arsenate to arsenite, after which the efflux transporter formed by ArsA and ArsB can extrude the arsenite from the cell, providing resistance.) gives MIQVYHNNRCSKSREALQLLEEKGQQLQVIDYLKNAPTADELRSLVQKLGIKPEQLLRKNETIFKAQFAGETYTDDEWLQIMAENPILIERPIVVNGDKAVIGRPPENVLAIL, from the coding sequence ATGATACAGGTATACCACAACAACCGCTGCAGCAAAAGCCGTGAGGCCCTGCAACTGCTCGAGGAAAAAGGCCAACAACTGCAGGTGATCGATTACCTGAAAAATGCCCCGACGGCCGACGAGCTGCGAAGCCTGGTGCAGAAACTGGGCATAAAGCCCGAGCAGCTGCTGCGCAAAAACGAGACAATCTTTAAAGCACAGTTTGCCGGCGAAACCTATACCGATGATGAGTGGCTTCAGATCATGGCAGAAAACCCGATCCTAATTGAGCGACCCATTGTAGTGAACGGCGACAAAGCGGTAATTGGCCGTCCTCCTGAAAATGTGCTGGCTATACTATAG
- a CDS encoding DUF4421 family protein, giving the protein MRFYLLLCMYAALLLAGPKALAQQDTTKTDDGLKILGINLDTLLTPKLPKVDTSYITSYKNKLHVHLLLEDTDYALRLINDDHRLIYKPNISSSAGIGLSYSWLSFDVTLRTRARSKNDMRGNTDQVRFGLSVNGRKVQFSTNYQKYAGLYLSNTDVLAADWFQESDTYPLRPDITSKTFYSRLYYTFNNEEFSHPATTFQRERQKKSAGSFLVGATFVSSQVEGDSSLIPLKVQPYFPEEANLQRYRTTTYTVNAGYAYTWVFKKYLFVSASFRPGLGLRHQTGTLSNNEETSIPVKLGLQGDGRGTIGFNSDKYYGGLTGTLLFSSSSLESNNRQRSYYSEVRVLVGRRFGYKAKGIFSKIPGF; this is encoded by the coding sequence ATGCGATTTTATCTGCTGCTGTGTATGTATGCGGCTTTGCTGCTGGCCGGGCCCAAGGCACTGGCGCAACAGGATACCACCAAGACCGATGACGGCCTGAAGATACTGGGCATTAACCTGGATACCCTCCTCACGCCCAAGCTCCCCAAAGTGGATACCTCCTATATTACCAGTTATAAAAATAAGCTGCACGTGCACCTGCTCCTGGAAGATACGGATTATGCGCTACGCCTGATCAACGACGATCACCGCCTGATCTATAAACCAAACATTTCTTCTTCGGCCGGCATCGGCCTTAGTTATAGCTGGCTCAGTTTTGATGTGACCTTGCGCACAAGAGCCCGAAGCAAGAACGACATGCGCGGCAACACCGACCAGGTCCGGTTCGGCCTGAGCGTAAACGGCCGCAAGGTGCAGTTCAGCACCAATTACCAGAAGTATGCCGGGCTTTATCTGAGCAATACGGATGTGCTTGCCGCCGACTGGTTCCAGGAAAGCGATACTTACCCGCTGAGGCCCGATATTACATCCAAAACTTTTTATAGTCGCTTATACTATACCTTTAACAATGAGGAGTTCTCTCATCCGGCCACTACCTTTCAGCGGGAACGCCAGAAGAAAAGCGCCGGCTCCTTTTTAGTGGGCGCTACCTTTGTGAGCTCGCAGGTAGAAGGCGATTCGTCGTTGATTCCGCTTAAAGTGCAACCCTACTTCCCTGAAGAGGCCAACCTGCAACGCTACCGCACCACCACCTATACTGTTAATGCCGGCTATGCCTATACCTGGGTTTTTAAAAAATACCTGTTTGTTTCCGCCTCCTTCCGCCCCGGTTTAGGCCTGCGCCACCAGACGGGTACCTTGTCCAATAACGAAGAAACAAGTATACCTGTAAAGCTGGGGCTACAGGGCGATGGCCGCGGCACCATTGGCTTTAACAGCGATAAATATTATGGCGGCCTCACGGGCACCTTGCTCTTTTCCTCCAGCAGCCTGGAGAGCAACAACCGCCAACGCAGCTATTACTCGGAAGTGCGGGTTTTAGTCGGCCGCCGGTTCGGCTACAAAGCAAAGGGCATCTTTAGTAAGATACCTGGGTTTTAA
- a CDS encoding EcsC family protein, translating to MSVYEQQVLQELHAWQQQMLRPPSLMNRLARKMQQKMNSYIPEKVHRAITSAIKQMIRAVIFGAERTTGRVEEGALLLQQKEIRVRQRISFYKSTAAAEGGLTGAGGILLGFADFPLLLGIKLKLLYDIAALYGYSVADYRERIYLLYIFQLAFSSHEQRRQVYLQMVNWEQQKEYLPDDIHQFDWRTFQQEYRDYIDLAKMAQLIPVIGAPVGAYVNYRLLDKLGATAMNAYRLRWQESLQVPGNS from the coding sequence ATGTCGGTTTACGAACAACAGGTACTGCAGGAACTACACGCCTGGCAGCAGCAGATGCTGCGCCCACCTTCGCTGATGAACCGGCTCGCCCGGAAAATGCAGCAGAAGATGAACAGCTATATTCCGGAAAAGGTACACCGTGCCATCACTAGCGCGATCAAGCAAATGATCCGGGCGGTAATATTTGGCGCCGAACGCACCACGGGCAGGGTGGAGGAGGGGGCTTTGCTTTTGCAGCAGAAAGAAATTCGGGTGCGGCAGCGGATCAGCTTTTACAAAAGTACCGCTGCGGCCGAAGGTGGCCTGACAGGTGCCGGCGGCATTCTGCTGGGCTTTGCCGACTTTCCGTTGCTGCTGGGTATCAAGCTCAAGCTGCTGTATGATATTGCGGCCCTGTATGGCTACTCGGTGGCCGATTACCGCGAGCGGATCTACCTGCTGTATATCTTTCAGCTGGCGTTCAGCAGCCACGAGCAGCGCCGGCAAGTATACCTGCAAATGGTAAACTGGGAGCAGCAGAAAGAGTACTTGCCCGACGATATCCACCAGTTTGACTGGCGCACCTTTCAGCAGGAGTATCGCGATTACATCGACCTGGCCAAAATGGCCCAGCTTATACCTGTTATCGGGGCGCCCGTTGGAGCTTACGTCAATTACCGGCTGCTCGATAAGCTGGGCGCTACCGCCATGAACGCCTACCGCCTGCGCTGGCAAGAGAGTCTGCAGGTGCCAGGCAACAGTTAA
- a CDS encoding DUF4126 family protein, which produces MKQNKNNLIFKTLGMGAIAGMRSMTAPALLSTALTHAPKEALTRSPLRYLQYGPVATGLKVMAATELVGDKLPGAPDRIAAPVLLPRAASGALVGAAIFTLNHDNWLQGAAYGAAAAVAATFGSYYLRKLMNRYAPNAFSGALEDMLTLAGGVALTKFKV; this is translated from the coding sequence ATGAAACAAAACAAAAACAACCTGATCTTCAAAACACTGGGCATGGGCGCTATTGCGGGCATGCGCTCTATGACGGCCCCTGCCCTTCTGAGCACGGCCCTGACCCATGCGCCCAAAGAAGCCCTGACCCGCAGCCCGCTGCGCTACCTGCAGTACGGGCCGGTGGCTACCGGGTTAAAGGTGATGGCGGCTACCGAGCTGGTAGGCGATAAACTGCCCGGTGCTCCCGACCGTATCGCAGCGCCTGTCTTATTACCTCGTGCAGCTTCCGGGGCGCTGGTAGGAGCTGCCATCTTTACCCTGAACCACGACAACTGGCTGCAGGGAGCCGCCTATGGTGCTGCAGCGGCGGTAGCCGCCACCTTCGGCAGCTATTACCTGCGCAAACTCATGAACCGGTATGCGCCCAACGCGTTTAGCGGCGCCCTGGAAGATATGCTCACGCTGGCTGGCGGGGTGGCTCTCACCAAATTCAAGGTATAA
- a CDS encoding alanine racemase, with translation MKITTPTLLLDKEKCLRNIRRMVEKASENNVRLRPHFKTHQSVQVGEWFRDMGVKAITVSSVRMAAYFARYGWNDILVAFPANVLEIAHINQLASRIQLHLLAVNIETVDLLASLLQHPVNLWVKIDAGYRRTGILPNDHTTLDSILEKIKQSDKLHFQGFVVHDGHTYKQTDTEAIRTIHATSVYQLQLLRDRYKSQFPGLQLSIGDTPSCSIVEDLGGVNEIRPGNFVFYDLTQQRIGSCSFDEIAVCMACPVVAKHADRSELILYGGSVHFSKDSLPSETGSVIYGRMVELNGKGWTQPVEGLELVSLSQEHSIVKASPEQFAKYNIGDLMFVLPVHSCLTADLMRGYLTLEGERLEHLSGVGQLAVLL, from the coding sequence ATGAAGATAACGACGCCTACATTACTTTTAGATAAGGAAAAATGCCTGCGCAACATCCGCAGGATGGTGGAGAAAGCGAGCGAAAATAATGTCCGGCTTAGACCACATTTCAAAACGCATCAGTCGGTGCAGGTGGGCGAGTGGTTCCGCGACATGGGCGTGAAGGCAATTACGGTCTCGTCGGTGCGCATGGCCGCCTACTTTGCCCGCTATGGCTGGAACGACATTCTGGTGGCTTTCCCGGCCAATGTGCTTGAAATTGCCCACATCAATCAACTGGCCTCGCGCATACAGCTGCACCTGTTGGCAGTGAACATCGAAACTGTAGACTTGTTAGCTTCCTTGCTCCAACACCCGGTTAACCTGTGGGTGAAGATCGATGCCGGTTACCGCCGCACGGGCATTCTGCCCAACGACCACACCACGCTCGACAGCATACTGGAGAAAATAAAACAAAGCGACAAGCTGCACTTCCAGGGATTTGTGGTGCACGACGGCCATACCTATAAGCAAACTGATACCGAGGCGATCCGGACCATTCATGCTACCTCCGTTTACCAGCTGCAACTACTTCGCGACAGGTATAAAAGCCAGTTTCCGGGTTTGCAGCTCTCCATCGGCGACACGCCTTCGTGCAGCATTGTCGAAGACCTGGGAGGGGTGAATGAGATCCGGCCAGGGAATTTCGTGTTTTATGACCTTACCCAGCAACGCATCGGCTCCTGCTCTTTCGATGAGATTGCCGTCTGTATGGCCTGCCCGGTTGTAGCCAAACATGCTGATAGAAGTGAGCTTATCCTATACGGCGGCAGTGTGCATTTCTCTAAAGACAGCCTTCCCTCGGAAACCGGCTCCGTGATTTACGGCCGTATGGTGGAGCTGAACGGCAAAGGCTGGACCCAACCGGTAGAAGGACTGGAACTGGTGTCGCTTTCGCAGGAACACAGCATTGTGAAAGCCAGCCCGGAGCAGTTCGCCAAATACAATATCGGTGATCTGATGTTTGTGCTGCCGGTGCATTCCTGCCTCACCGCCGACCTTATGCGGGGCTACCTGACGCTGGAAGGCGAGCGGCTGGAGCATTTATCAGGCGTGGGACAACTGGCTGTGCTTTTATAA
- a CDS encoding CopD family protein, which produces MSFFYVKALHIIFVVTWFAGLFYIVRLFIYFAEAAEKPEPERSILQRQLALMQKRLWYGITWPSALLTLIFGLTMLYLYGSVPGWLVWKLCFVAGLYVYHFLCHRIFKQQQLGILRYSANQLRIWNEVATLFLISIVFLVVLKSSLSMLWGILGLILFAAILMLAIRIYKRVRERS; this is translated from the coding sequence ATGAGCTTTTTTTACGTAAAAGCGCTGCACATTATTTTTGTAGTGACCTGGTTTGCCGGCCTCTTCTACATTGTGCGCCTTTTTATATACTTTGCCGAAGCTGCCGAAAAGCCGGAGCCGGAACGAAGCATCCTGCAAAGGCAGCTGGCCTTGATGCAAAAGCGCCTGTGGTACGGCATTACATGGCCCTCTGCCCTGCTGACGCTCATTTTCGGGCTCACAATGCTGTACCTGTATGGTTCCGTGCCCGGCTGGCTCGTCTGGAAGCTTTGCTTTGTGGCGGGCCTGTATGTATACCATTTCCTTTGCCACCGGATCTTTAAACAGCAGCAACTGGGCATCCTGCGGTATAGCGCCAACCAGCTGCGCATCTGGAATGAGGTGGCCACGCTTTTCCTCATCAGCATTGTGTTCCTGGTGGTGCTCAAAAGCTCACTCAGTATGCTGTGGGGCATTCTGGGGCTCATCCTGTTCGCTGCTATCCTAATGCTGGCCATCCGCATCTACAAGCGGGTGAGGGAGAGAAGTTAG
- a CDS encoding metallophosphoesterase family protein: MTELTSNTPRTRIAAVGDIHVRETDEGKWEQYFKAVSEKADVLLLCGDLTDTGRVAEAEVLAKELRACTIPVVAVLGNHDYERDNGKAIRKLLVKENVYLLDGDSVVIGNVGFAGVKGFGGGFDKAMLGMFGEQMIKDFVQEAVDESLKLDGALARLDSEHVDLKKIAVLHYAPIQATVIGEPEQIFPFLGSSRLAEPLNRRQVFAAFHGHAHIGQLAGETSKGVKVFNVSLPILVKEGFDPAFYVLEV, from the coding sequence ATGACTGAGCTAACGAGCAATACCCCCAGAACCAGAATCGCCGCCGTAGGCGATATACATGTACGCGAAACAGACGAAGGCAAGTGGGAGCAATATTTCAAGGCTGTTTCGGAGAAGGCCGATGTGCTGCTGCTGTGCGGCGACCTGACCGACACCGGCCGGGTGGCCGAGGCCGAGGTGCTGGCCAAAGAACTCAGGGCATGTACCATACCTGTGGTGGCTGTGCTGGGCAACCACGATTACGAGCGCGACAACGGCAAAGCAATACGTAAACTGCTGGTAAAGGAAAATGTGTACCTGCTGGACGGCGACAGCGTGGTAATCGGCAATGTGGGTTTTGCTGGCGTAAAAGGATTCGGCGGTGGCTTCGACAAGGCGATGCTGGGCATGTTTGGCGAGCAGATGATCAAGGATTTTGTGCAGGAGGCCGTGGACGAATCGCTGAAGCTGGATGGTGCCCTGGCTCGCCTCGATAGCGAACATGTAGACCTGAAAAAGATAGCCGTGCTGCATTATGCCCCCATTCAGGCAACCGTAATAGGGGAGCCCGAGCAGATTTTTCCCTTCCTGGGTTCCTCCCGTCTGGCAGAGCCGTTGAACCGGCGCCAGGTATTTGCGGCTTTTCATGGCCATGCCCACATTGGCCAGCTGGCCGGCGAAACGTCCAAAGGCGTGAAAGTGTTCAACGTATCGCTGCCCATCCTTGTAAAAGAAGGCTTTGACCCGGCCTTTTACGTACTGGAAGTATAA